A section of the Sedimentisphaera cyanobacteriorum genome encodes:
- a CDS encoding YkgJ family cysteine cluster protein, producing the protein MTDKRKVLEEVVKVYASIERRLSTENIPHCRQCGSCCNFARFGHRLYVSTPEIMYFRHYVPAKAELINGKCPYLKDSKCSVHKYRFAGCRVFNCMMSEQLQSEISEFAVKRFRNICDKHGLEYQYIDLEQALQSDIH; encoded by the coding sequence ATGACAGACAAGCGGAAGGTATTAGAGGAGGTTGTAAAGGTGTACGCCTCAATTGAAAGGCGGCTTTCCACCGAAAATATCCCGCACTGCCGTCAGTGCGGAAGCTGCTGCAATTTCGCAAGATTCGGGCACAGGCTGTATGTATCCACGCCTGAGATTATGTATTTCAGGCATTATGTGCCGGCCAAAGCTGAACTGATAAACGGCAAATGCCCATACCTGAAAGACAGCAAATGCAGTGTTCACAAATACCGCTTTGCGGGCTGTCGAGTTTTCAACTGTATGATGAGTGAACAGCTTCAGTCTGAAATCAGCGAGTTTGCAGTGAAAAGATTCCGAAACATCTGTGATAAACACGGACTTGAGTATCAATATATAGACCTTGAACAGGCCCTGCAGTCTGATATACATTAG
- the atpB gene encoding F0F1 ATP synthase subunit A produces MKFALATMNPLEEVLSKKLFSFGGFVFTNHMVMVAIAASILLIVLPLTCGKIRMIRTGFGNAIETICVFFRNEVVKPFLKDQTDKYVSVIWTLFFFILSMNLLGMIPLDKIIYLFTGQKNHIVGAATGNIFVTGALALFSFIFFHAAGILENGVGNYIRNFCPKVPGPIYPLIFLLEVLSSFIRMFSLAVRLFANLFAGHMMLAVILGFIFFFKNILAATVSISFAALISMLELFVAFLQAYIFAFLTTIYIGMAIHQDH; encoded by the coding sequence ATGAAATTTGCATTAGCGACAATGAATCCCCTCGAAGAGGTGCTCTCTAAGAAGCTCTTCAGCTTCGGCGGGTTCGTTTTCACTAATCATATGGTTATGGTAGCCATAGCTGCCAGTATTTTGCTTATTGTTCTGCCTCTTACCTGCGGTAAAATTCGAATGATAAGAACAGGATTCGGCAACGCTATTGAAACAATCTGCGTATTCTTCCGCAATGAGGTTGTAAAGCCGTTTCTCAAAGACCAGACAGACAAATACGTGTCCGTTATTTGGACTCTGTTTTTCTTTATACTGTCTATGAATCTATTGGGAATGATTCCGCTGGACAAGATTATATATCTGTTTACAGGCCAGAAGAATCACATTGTCGGTGCTGCAACCGGCAATATATTTGTTACCGGAGCTCTTGCCCTCTTTTCATTTATATTTTTCCACGCAGCGGGAATCCTTGAAAACGGAGTTGGCAACTACATCCGCAATTTCTGCCCGAAAGTGCCCGGGCCGATCTACCCGCTCATTTTTCTGCTTGAGGTGCTGAGTTCTTTCATTAGGATGTTCTCTCTTGCGGTAAGGCTCTTTGCCAACCTTTTTGCAGGACATATGATGCTCGCAGTAATACTCGGGTTTATCTTCTTTTTCAAGAATATACTCGCAGCAACCGTTTCAATCTCATTCGCAGCTTTGATAAGTATGCTTGAGCTGTTTGTTGCGTTCTTACAGGCGTATATATTTGCTTTTCTTACTACTATTTACATTGGAATGGCAATCCATCAAGACCATTAA
- the atpE gene encoding ATP synthase F0 subunit C, giving the protein MTKLLTVLPAMLSTVNIDIDDKGIVMLGGLLGCGLIVIGAGLGIGNLAGRATEAIARQPEAGGRIFTCMLIAASLIEGVTLIGLIICLLPLFFM; this is encoded by the coding sequence ATGACAAAACTACTTACAGTTTTGCCGGCAATGCTCTCCACAGTCAACATTGATATTGACGACAAGGGTATTGTAATGCTTGGCGGCCTTCTCGGCTGCGGGCTTATAGTAATCGGCGCAGGACTCGGCATTGGAAACCTTGCCGGCAGGGCTACCGAAGCTATTGCAAGACAACCGGAAGCCGGAGGCAGAATCTTCACCTGTATGCTCATTGCAGCATCGCTGATTGAAGGTGTTACTCTTATCGGGCTTATTATCTGCCTGCTTCCTCTTTTCTTTATGTAA
- the atpF gene encoding F0F1 ATP synthase subunit B — protein sequence MALVEKIRYLLLCFSVNAVLLASETASGGAEGESEKVNIFSGYLSESIWTLVWFAVLVFMLGKFVWKPMLAGLKAREDHISGEINSAEEMKKEAGQKLEQYQGKLENAEKEGRKAAQKHINEAEKKGQEILTKAMSEADQIKARAREDARKAAESAKGSFVDEAGTIVCSLGSTIIGRVITPEDNKQLIDQAVDEFKKSYISGNS from the coding sequence TTGGCTTTAGTCGAAAAAATCAGATACCTGCTTCTCTGTTTTTCAGTGAATGCAGTCCTGCTTGCATCTGAAACAGCATCAGGCGGGGCAGAAGGCGAATCCGAGAAGGTTAATATCTTCAGCGGATACCTGAGCGAATCGATCTGGACGCTTGTCTGGTTCGCTGTTCTGGTGTTTATGCTTGGAAAGTTTGTATGGAAGCCTATGCTCGCGGGGCTTAAAGCTCGTGAAGACCATATCAGCGGCGAGATAAACAGCGCCGAGGAGATGAAGAAAGAGGCCGGCCAGAAACTTGAGCAGTATCAGGGCAAATTGGAAAATGCCGAAAAAGAAGGAAGAAAGGCCGCTCAGAAGCATATAAACGAAGCCGAGAAAAAAGGACAGGAGATCCTTACAAAGGCTATGTCTGAAGCAGACCAGATCAAGGCAAGGGCCAGAGAGGACGCCAGAAAGGCCGCTGAATCTGCAAAGGGTTCTTTTGTGGATGAGGCAGGAACGATTGTATGCTCGCTGGGAAGCACGATTATCGGCAGAGTTATAACGCCGGAAGACAACAAGCAGCTGATCGATCAGGCCGTTGATGAATTCAAGAAATCTTATATCTCCGGAAACAGCTGA
- the atpH gene encoding ATP synthase F1 subunit delta: MKDFSATAEIYAKPFFEIAKEKGKIQQLFSELEVCAESFTKQKEVLSFFESPFVQTSEKIKAVENALTGKADNFTTGLMVSLARRARISLLPDILKAFEVLEAESRGVEFVKVTLASEPSEETREHIEKRLREVTGKETRFEYHFNPDLIGGVVIEHNGKVVDNSVRSNLNNAVNKITGRIRSRRLKSG; this comes from the coding sequence ATGAAAGATTTTTCAGCTACAGCAGAGATTTACGCAAAGCCTTTTTTTGAAATTGCCAAGGAAAAAGGCAAAATTCAGCAGCTGTTCAGCGAGCTTGAGGTTTGTGCAGAAAGTTTTACAAAGCAGAAAGAAGTCCTCAGCTTTTTCGAAAGCCCTTTCGTTCAAACCAGCGAAAAAATAAAAGCTGTGGAAAATGCACTGACCGGAAAAGCAGATAATTTCACTACTGGGCTTATGGTGAGCCTTGCCAGAAGGGCAAGGATAAGCTTGCTGCCGGATATACTTAAGGCTTTCGAAGTGCTGGAGGCAGAAAGCAGAGGCGTTGAGTTTGTGAAAGTTACTCTCGCCTCCGAGCCGAGCGAAGAAACCAGAGAGCATATAGAGAAAAGGCTCAGAGAAGTTACGGGAAAAGAAACCAGATTCGAATACCATTTCAACCCTGATCTGATAGGCGGGGTTGTAATAGAGCACAACGGCAAGGTTGTGGACAATTCAGTGCGGAGTAATTTAAACAATGCCGTAAACAAGATTACCGGCAGAATTCGCAGCCGAAGGCTTAAGTCGGGCTAA
- the atpA gene encoding F0F1 ATP synthase subunit alpha — MKLDVQEISSLIKKEISQYNKEIDVSTVGRVTEVGDGIAHVYGLENAMAGEILEFEGGVPGEVFNLNENSIGAVIYGDYSKISEGSAVKATGRVLTVPTGAKLLGRVVDPLCKPLDGKGEIESEAMRLVDSSAPGIADRQPVNQPLMTGLKSVDAMIPIGRGQRELIIGDRKTGKTAIALDAIVNQKGGDVVCVYVAIGQKESTVAEVVDMLERHGAMEHSVVVAANASDSAPLQYIAPYTGCAIAEHFMYKSGRDTLCVYDDLSKHAVAYREMSLLLRRPPGREAFPGDIFYLHSRLLERGVKLSDKLGGGSLTALPIVETLEGQVSAYIPTNIISITDGQIYLQRDLFLSGVRPAVDVGISVSRVGGDAQVPAMKKVAGRLRLDLASFRELEDFARLGTELDEASQAQLDRGYRMVELLKQPQFSPMSCADQVISIFAGSKGALDDIEANRVSDFLTELLAWMRLEANEYVKEIEDTGKISDELAEGLMSVIEMYKNVYRFSFAG; from the coding sequence ATGAAACTTGACGTTCAGGAAATAAGTTCGCTGATCAAAAAAGAGATCAGCCAGTACAATAAAGAGATCGATGTTTCTACTGTCGGAAGAGTAACGGAAGTGGGCGACGGGATTGCTCACGTTTACGGGCTCGAGAATGCGATGGCAGGAGAAATCCTCGAGTTTGAGGGGGGCGTCCCCGGCGAGGTTTTCAACCTGAACGAGAACAGCATTGGTGCAGTGATCTACGGCGACTACAGCAAGATAAGCGAAGGAAGCGCCGTAAAAGCTACCGGACGCGTGCTTACAGTTCCCACAGGAGCGAAACTGCTCGGGCGCGTGGTAGATCCGCTCTGCAAGCCGCTGGACGGCAAGGGTGAGATTGAATCGGAGGCGATGCGTTTAGTAGATTCCTCTGCACCCGGAATCGCTGACAGGCAGCCTGTGAATCAGCCCCTTATGACCGGTCTTAAGAGCGTGGATGCGATGATCCCGATCGGAAGAGGCCAGCGAGAGCTGATTATCGGAGACAGAAAAACCGGCAAAACAGCGATTGCTCTTGATGCGATAGTCAATCAGAAAGGCGGGGATGTAGTCTGCGTTTATGTGGCGATCGGGCAGAAGGAATCCACTGTAGCAGAAGTTGTGGATATGCTCGAGAGGCATGGAGCTATGGAACATAGCGTAGTAGTAGCTGCGAATGCCTCAGACAGCGCACCGCTTCAGTATATCGCGCCTTACACCGGCTGCGCTATAGCTGAGCATTTTATGTATAAAAGCGGCAGAGATACCCTCTGCGTTTACGACGACCTTTCAAAACACGCTGTGGCCTATCGTGAGATGAGTCTTCTTTTGAGAAGGCCGCCGGGAAGAGAGGCCTTCCCGGGCGATATCTTCTACCTGCACAGCAGACTGCTGGAAAGAGGCGTTAAGCTCAGCGACAAACTCGGAGGCGGCTCGCTAACCGCCCTGCCGATTGTGGAAACTCTCGAAGGACAGGTTTCAGCGTATATACCAACGAATATAATCTCAATCACAGACGGCCAGATATACCTGCAGAGAGATCTTTTCCTCTCAGGCGTGCGTCCTGCTGTTGATGTGGGGATAAGCGTTTCGAGGGTTGGCGGAGATGCTCAGGTACCGGCGATGAAGAAGGTGGCCGGAAGGCTCAGGCTCGATCTGGCATCTTTCCGTGAATTGGAAGACTTCGCACGCCTCGGCACCGAGCTGGATGAGGCCTCGCAGGCACAGCTCGACAGAGGATACAGAATGGTGGAGCTGCTCAAGCAGCCCCAGTTCTCGCCGATGAGCTGCGCTGATCAGGTGATTTCGATTTTTGCAGGCTCAAAGGGAGCTCTCGACGATATAGAGGCTAACAGGGTATCAGACTTCCTGACCGAGCTGCTTGCTTGGATGCGGCTTGAGGCAAATGAGTATGTAAAGGAGATTGAAGATACAGGCAAAATCTCAGATGAGCTCGCTGAAGGACTTATGAGCGTCATTGAGATGTACAAAAATGTTTACCGCTTCTCCTTCGCCGGGTAG